DNA from Aphelocoma coerulescens isolate FSJ_1873_10779 chromosome 4A, UR_Acoe_1.0, whole genome shotgun sequence:
TTTAGTAGTGAAGCTTGGAATACTGAAATCCCATCTGTGAACCCTAAATCAGTGCCAGCTCAGGCATGGGTCCTGCCCGCAGAGCTACAACTTCCAggtcctgctctgcccagcaggTACCTCTGTGCAACAGAACAGCTTcattttcctccaaggaaaatttcttACGGTCATGGAAGTCCCTTCATACCACTGCATTCCATTTGCAGTTATTCTGTGGAGGAATTGAGTCTAAGCCAGAGACCAAGGGCTGATAAAATCTCAGTTAAAAACAGTTTGACCTGCTGGTTGTAGCCCAAGAGAGTCTGGGTTCTCCCTGCACCACATTAGACAGGTAGTGCCCAGGAGAGTAGCTACAGATTATTAAATAGAGGTGTGATGACCAGGAACTGGAGTAgatgttttcttcttctgacTGGCTTCATGTTAATTGTATATATAAAGTTATAACTTCCGGACTCCACAGTGTCTTTAGAAATCAGGCTGATTTTTGTGAGCATTTTTAGAATGCAGCCGTTTCAGTGTGTATTTTGTCCAACATAGAAGATGTATGCAACATAATTCCTCCACTGTAATGTTGTCAtcgtttttatttctctttccctttcaatATAAGTGTTCTGCAAAATCATGTTAATAAAAGATATgtatttgtttctctttcaaCACTTACATTAATTTTGGATTTTTGAAATCTTCACAGGTAAATTACCTTTTAAAATCTGACAAAATTCACTTCAAAGCAAGCCGCTCACAATTGTTCCTTACAAAAACAGCCAATGCATTCTCTTTCAGTGTGCATGCCAGCATTCATTGCTTTGATCATGATTTTTGGTGAGCTGCTATGAAGAACAAAGGTAGATGTTCAGAGAAAAACACAACTTCTGGCTCTGCTATACATTCATACACCAAGTCTGGTTCATAAAATAGCAGTGTGCTTTTAGGCATCTAGAGACAGAGtatagagaaaacaaaaatgtaacAATTTTATATGCATCCACTGAGcattttcagacaaaaataaaacatggaAATTTGGAGGACAGAACATTTGCACTGGTGGCAAAGCTGAGACACAACTCATCTGCACATGCAGGAACTGTCAGCATGCCAGGAAGAGTGATTAAACATCACGTCTGTGTAGTTAAATTGGTTTGTTTGTGAGAGCAGATGATACAGTGCAagtcagagcagcaggaaaattCTTTGAATAGAAAGCCATGCACAGTCTGAGTTTTGGGAGGCCACCTCAAAAGACAGACAGGGCTTTCTCAACTGTTTCTTAACCCATTCAGCAGGCACTGAGTCTGCACTTCACCTTTGATTTAATAGCTGCACTTCATCCTGCTTCACACTTTGGGCAACTGACCGTAAAAATAACAAGGTTATTTCACTTCCAACAGAAAAGGTTGATGCTCTGCTTCTGGAAACAGGGAAATCCCCCAGACATTGCCAGTTTTGCTCAGCCCATCCTGGCTCCTCCTTGCCAGGGACCAGTCATTGCTGTTCAGTTCCAGGTACCATGTCCCTACACCTGTGGGAtggaggcagggatggaggcaggaTCCAGACTGGGCATACCCTGTGTTTGGAGCAAAAGGGCGGGTGGACGTTAAACCTCTTCTTCCCACCTTTTGAGCCATGGGAAGGAGCCTCACTGCTGGATTTTCCCAGGGTGGATCTGGCCTTTGCAGAGAAAAAGCAAGCCAACCACATCAGTTGCATAAAGCACACCCTGCtaggcactgccaggcatgggaAGTGCATCTCCATAAGGAAGAAGTGCAGGGGCACTTCTCACTAGTTTGCTCAatgcctcatccaacctggccttgacaCTGCCAGGATTGGACATCCatgacttctctgggcaacctgttccagtgcctcaccaccctcacagtaaagaatttcttctgtatATCTAaactaaatctctcctctttcagtttgaacccattactccttgtcctatcactacagttcctgatgaagaaCCTTCAGAAAAAATAAGTCAGAAGACCTTCTCCTCTTAGTCACAACAGGAAAAGACTGCCCAGTCCAttcagggaaaatattttccagatcTGCTTTTCAGTTATGTGGGATATTTTCTTTCCTACAGCATGCCTCATGCTGAGCACTTCCCATGCTTCCAGAAAGAAAAGGCATGTGTTATAGCATCATGTGCGCCCTATCAGTCTCATAACCTGCATGAAAACAAACCTGTTTCATAGCTGCTGGTGTAAATAGCCCAGGCACAGGGCTTGCAGTGTGACTTAGTAATAAGCAGCTGGCAAATGCCACTGTCTGTTTCCACACCTGGCACATACAGCCACAGACAACATTGCCGTATCTCTCTTTGCTGCCACACCTTCTTCAGGAAGCATTTTGCTTTACATATTTTtgccactgtgttttctgtgatCTGATTTGCTATTTATGAGGTTTTTATCACTGCTACCCAGGTGCCCAGAGCATTTCCTAGTGCAGGTTTTCCACTCCCCTGTGCCTGGAAGTGGGTGTTGGACCACGTTTTACCAGTTATCTCTGTGCTTGCATTTCTCAGTGCATTTCTTCACCCCATTGCAGGATGATTTGAGTTCCCTCATAGCATTTTGCTAGCTGggatcctccctccctcctccagtTTCCCCTGGTCCTTCTCTTTGCCAATACTCACCAAAGTTGCTCGCCCCTCCTCATCGTCCTGTGACCCTCCTGGCACTTCTGCACCATTTTGGGTGCACACTGCACCCTGTGTGACCACGCTTCACAAAAAGCTGCCTGTGCAAGACAGTTGTGAACACACTAAACCTCCCAGCAAGCTCTCCCTGGGACAGCACAGTGGCCAAGGTGACACTGTGATGGCTGTGGTGGCAGGTGCCAAGGCAAGGTGCCTGAGTGACAGAAGTGATTCAACAGTGGTTTGCAGAACTGGGCAGGAGTGGTTCTCACAAAAAGAACCAGAAATCATGATTTACATCAATGGCTTGTCAGACAAGTTGGCAAAGATAGATGCTCCTACATGGTGCTCAAGGTATGCaactttcctgttttcctgcctctctCAGACCTGCACAGGCTTGGTGCTCAGGATTTTGAATCGAAAGGGACTTACCCTGTTTTATCTAACCATTGGTGTCATTCACAGTCCCACATAGTTGTCACATCTGGTCATCTTGGTCTCTTCTACTCTCACCAAACTCTGTATCCCCAGGGAGCAAGGTCATACAGAGAAGCATCTCCAAGCCATGCAGGAAACCTCAATGTAATTCTTGGTTCAGCTACATGTTTTGGGTTTCACTTTGACTGTCTTCATCCCATAGTagacctggggccagcaggtCTTCCAGCACTTGTGCACATTGCTTCTCCATGTGCCCAGAGGGCACACAGGAGATTGCCCACTGTCTATGCTGCAGGACGGAATCAGCTCCAAGTCATCcctaaaaatactttttgccCTTATGTGGAtacaaatattgctgctagcaagaatttttcttgcttctctctagtcccgtgagatacttttctctctcacggaagatattagcagagttctataagctatgaacacctgcgaccttgcaaagCTTtatttatggtacagtagaaaaatattttgacaatggatgttttaggattttagccaatcaccccaacgggtggctgatcctttgaccaattagactatgaagaaaaaggtctataaaagagtttgtaaaataattaaataaatcaatcttgctgcacaattcctgcctgttggatctttcttctcctccctaccactgcagGATACCATAATATGTGGTGAACCCCGACGTGTCCTGCATGCTGTGAGCCAAGCCAAAATTCTCTAGAGGTGCACTGTTGTTTCCCCGCCCTGGACCGGGACGTCCGACGGGACTGAGAGAATGGCGAACAGCGGTTTAAAAACGGACTCTGTGTTACCAGGCTGGAGGGGTGTTTGCTGTTCAAAGGACACCTCTGTTTCTGAGAACTCATTCCGTGAGGTATTAGACTGAGCTATCAGGCATGGATTCTTACCGAACTCGGAGACCGCCCTGGACTTTGGGTGGTGGCAGGAGCTCAGGTCTGCTCTATTTTGCGAATTCCCGTCTGGGGATTGGTCAGTGCCGGAATTACTACGTGCTTGGCAGGGTTTGTTCAAACTGCTGATAGAGTTTACATGtcgcagcagagctggctcgtCTGTTTCAGAGGCATGTGATGGAGAGATATCTGAAAAAACCCCCCCGCCTCCACAGGCGGGGGATGCCGCGGAGCCTGCACCGGGTTGTGATGCGCTGCCGCAGGACCCCACGACCCCCGAGGACCCCATGCCGGCAGAGCAACTGGTGGGGGTGTGTGGGCAGTGGGGTGGCGCGCAGCCCGCCTTGCCTTTTGGTTCAGCAGCGGCCGCCACGTTTGCAGCACCGCAGTTTAGTGGGCTCGCGTCTTGGGCCTCCATGGTGGCTCCTAGCCTCTCTGCGCAGGCACCTGTCACGCCGAGGATGCCCGGATGGATGTCTCTGGCTGGCGTAGCACCGGACAGTGCTGTGGAAAAGCAGAACCAAGCAGTCGACCTTTTAATAcggcacctgcctttgctgacagagctgctgaacaTATCACGGCAGCTGGCGGAGCTGCTCAGCTTGCAGAAGCAGCTGTTGCAGCTGCCGGAGACGCCTCGCCGCGCGGGGCTCGCCAGGCCCgtgccgcccgcgccgcccgcgccccccatGAGAGACGTGGCAAACCTGGAAGTAGCGTGGACGGCTGCTCCCAACTCAGAACCAGCGGCGGTGGCGGTCGCGGTGTCAGCGACTGGCACTGCGCCTGCACCCCAGCCGCCAGCGGAGCCAAGACCAGGGAAAGAAGCGACGGTCATGGCAGCCGTGCCCCGCCCAGCAGCGGCTCCGGGCACTGCCGCGGCACAGGAGACAGCGGTGGCTCCGGGTGCGACAGCAGCACCGGAGACggccacagcagccccagcgccagaTCGGTCGAAACCGCCTGAGATTGCATCCCCGACAGCGGCTGCAGTtcacagccctgcacagccgactgcagcctctgctgtcACTTCCTCTTCTGATCGGTCGACTCTTCCCCGCCCACCTCTGCTCGTTCATGGCTCCTCAAAGCTACTCATACCCAATGATTCATTGTCGGGGAGTGAGGCAGAGGAGGAATTGGCCCCGGGGCGTAAAGCCGCTGTATCTGGGCGGtgaaagaaaaggctgctccAGTCTCACCCCTGGACCTTCCCGGACTGCACTGTGACAGTGCGTCTGACCCACTACAACCGTTTCTGGGAGTCACTTAAGATGTGGGCTCTGGAGGAAGGCGGTTGGGATCTATTGGAGACACTGGGGATGCCAAGCAGATTTGAGGATCCTGAGAGTAATCAGGAAGCTGCTACACTGCATCCTAAGGCTGTGCCAgtagttcaggatggtagtgacacCCtgaaaggggagatccaagctttcccagtgtataaggctctcccaaattcaggtcaGCCTGATAAGCATGAGATAATTGCCTGGAAGGTCGCACAGGATCTGCAAACCAAGGTTGCACAACATGGGCTCAgatctgctgaggttatgcaaatGATAAGGGTGATAAACACGGATTTGcttgctccatttgatatcaggcacttaggtcaaattctatttcaacctgtacaatgtGCAGTTTTAGAGACTACCTGGAGGAAGTTGGCTGATAAGGCTGtattagggaatatgcagctccccgCTGCTGATCCTAGATGTGCAGTGGGGACGGATGCTCTTATGGGGATTGgccccttctctgatcccaatCTCCAGGGTACCTTTccctctagcgtcctgcagcaagctcaacaggtcggcatggctgccctgttgaaaaccatagagttgtcagcgcccagaaagcgatatactgaaatagttcaagggaaatcagagtcataTCTCTCTTTTGTGGaaaaagtcgctgcttctcttgagaagctgGCTGACGGTTAaggcagatgttgttaaggcagttagtgagaggtAACACGaatgaggagtgcagaaaaatcatagatgccttaccaggagAACCTGAGGTTACAGATATGGTCGAAGCCtgcgctaaggtgggatctgggaacctgAAAACATCTGCTTTGGCTGTgcttctgcagcctgttcaTGCATCTTCTGTcatgaaccaaagcaacccaaacaggtgaaaaaacagaaacggcctaagccgagccaaaaagagaacaccctgatcccccagtgcaagaggtgtggcaggccagggcattgctcagaCTATTGTAGATCTCAGACTCATGCTGACAGTcagcctttgtcgggaaacttctgctggggtgcaaggagggggaattgctctccgatgcagtcgctcccccagagggtggcataggtacaggcacaggcctactcagccaccctagagacggcacccagggatcagatggttttgacgtccacaccacAGCTGcggtcgtcttagactctagcggtatttataaggttcccttggatgcataggGACCCTtggcccagggatccagtgcgatgctggtgggaaaacctgacattacccatcaaggaatcttagtgcactcaggagttattgatgctgacatTACAGGTCAGATTCatgctatggtctccacgcaaaaaccccctgtcacTATTCTGAAAATACCTGCCTTGATAAATTAGTGGCTTTTAAGTCTTGTgcccccaggatagaacaacaaattCACGGAGATAggggcagtggatctacgggacttcgcaggccttctggactgcagacatctctgaccaaaggccacagatgacacgtgccctgatcctgccgaacgcctgTCTGCCTCGGACTcggcttcaaggtttgattgatatgggtgctgatgtaactatcatctccttctctgcatggcctccctcatggcctttagccccagtgggatcggccattgcaggattaggaggaaccacacagagctatttaagtgaacggcctgtggtggtgaaggactcagaggggcacacagctacaattaggccttatgttactaccacttcccttaacctttgggggagggacgtgttggcagcttggggggtacggattgggacaaatttttgataggggtcactgtgcgtaagggcacacagtatcctacactgcctttgcagtggccGACTAACACACCAATCTTTGAGCTGCAGTGGCCCCCACCAAAGGAGAAGTTAGACGCCCTTCATCAGCTGGTTCAGGAACAGTTACAGCAGGGGCACCTTGAACCTTCTACTAGTCCCTGGAATACTCCTGTTTTtgtaattaagaagaaatcagggaaatggagacTGTTGCATGATCTCCAAAAAGTTAATGCAGTAATGGAAGGTATGGGGGCATTTCAGCCTGGCATGCCTTCTCCTATTACCGCcagcctggttcctacggtatatcaccgtgtcctgcagccatagggaggaggaggagagaagatccagcaggcaggaattgtgcagcaagattgatttatttaattattttacaaactcttttatagacttttttcttcttagtctaattggacaaaggaccagccaccccttgggggtgattggctaaaatcctaaaacatccattgtcaaaatatttttctactataccataaacaagacttttcaaggttgcaggtggcttggttgtttacattccctgccaccacttctgtgagagagaaaagtctctcacggacttagaaaataacaagaaaatcctcgctagcagcatttttgaatCTACATTCTCCCACCATGATTCCTATGAGGTGGGACATCCTGA
Protein-coding regions in this window:
- the LOC138110400 gene encoding uncharacterized protein, translated to MEAQDASPLNCGAANVAAAAEPKGKAGCAPPHCPHTPTSCSAGMGSSGVVGSCGSASQPGAGSAASPACGGGGVFSDISPSHASETDEPALLRHVNSISSLNKPCQARSNSGTDQSPDGNSQNRADLSSCHHPKSRAVSEFGKNPCLIAQSNTSRNEFSETEVSFEQQTPLQPGNTESVFKPLFAILSVPSDVPVQGGETTVHL